Within the Natranaeroarchaeum sulfidigenes genome, the region ACGACAAAAAAGGTACTGACAGGGGCGCCGATCGGGAGAACTACACGAAAGTTTAATATTTATCCCGGTTCACGTGTAGACACATGGCAGACAAAGACGATCTCAGAGACCAGATGATCGACGCCTTCGAGGGCGCTGACTACCCGATTTCCAGCCCGATGGATCTCGTACCGGCGCTGCCGAACGGCCCCGGAACAAAGTTCGAGTCCGGCGATTTCTCGATGACTGCGATGGAGCTCAACACCAAACTCGGCGGCGGGGACTTCCCCTACGACACGCCGGAGGCCTTCGTCGATGACGTGCTCGCCCAGCTCGAGGAGCAGGACCTGATCTGAAGCGGTCGCTCGTCGACTCGGTTTCTTTCGACCTACTTGCAGAGCGGTGCAGCCGTTGAATCGGAACGTCGTCACAGCCTATTTAATAGTCCGCTTCGCAGGGACGTGTATGCCCGAGATAGAGATCACCGAGGATCAACAGGAGTATCTTGAGGATCTGCGTTCAGAACTCGAAGCCGACATCGTCGGTCCCTACGGTCACGTCCGCGTCAGCGACGCGGTGCAGTACCTGATCGACGATCACGATGGGACACTCGACGATGTGCTCGCCGAGGGTGTCGCTGGGGCCGATGCGGATGGGAGCGACGATCAAAACGATGCCGAGTCCGATATCGACGACGAAGAAACAGACAGCGGCAGTGCCGACGAGGATGCCGAACCCGAGGAGGCAGATAGCGCCGGAGACGAATCGGACAGCGCCGGAGACGAGGAAAGCCAAAGCGGTGAGGACCGACTCTCCGCGATGATGTCGCTGCTCGACACCCACGACGACAAGTGGCGCGAAACGGACGGCGACGCGCGCTACGAGGTCGACCTCCCGGATGGGACCACCGAGGACGCCCCGACAAAAGACGACGTGCGGGCAGTGCTGTTCAAAAACTACTGAACGGGACGGTCACGCACTGTGTAGCTTCGGGAACTGCACCTGCAGGAACTGCACCGTGATAACCAGTATGAACGGTCCGAGAAAGATACCGTACCAGCCGAACACGACCGGTCCGAGTAGATATGCGAACATGATGAGTCCGGTGTGGAAGAGCCGTCCGGACAGGTAAGGTCGCACGTAGGTCCGGATGACGTTGTCGAAGAGGATGCCCATCACGACATAGAACACCACTGGGAACCAGAGTGCACGCGGATCGCTCCGGAATGCTGTGATCGCGAGATAGAGCACGACTGAGCCGTACAGAAGGCTCCGACCGAACAGCGGAACGACCGAAATAAGCCCGGTAGCGACCCCGAGTAGTATCGCGTGTGGGATCGCGAGTCCCGGC harbors:
- a CDS encoding DNA polymerase V family protein encodes the protein MPEIEITEDQQEYLEDLRSELEADIVGPYGHVRVSDAVQYLIDDHDGTLDDVLAEGVAGADADGSDDQNDAESDIDDEETDSGSADEDAEPEEADSAGDESDSAGDEESQSGEDRLSAMMSLLDTHDDKWRETDGDARYEVDLPDGTTEDAPTKDDVRAVLFKNY
- a CDS encoding MTH865 family protein, which gives rise to MADKDDLRDQMIDAFEGADYPISSPMDLVPALPNGPGTKFESGDFSMTAMELNTKLGGGDFPYDTPEAFVDDVLAQLEEQDLI